The stretch of DNA AAACTACGTGAGTTGTGTGATGAAAATGATGCTTTACTCATATATGATGAAGTGCAAACGGGTGTTGGTTTAACCGGTAAATTCTGGGCTCACGAACATTTTGGTGAAAATGCTCGTCCTGATATTTTAGCTTTTGGTAAAAAAATGCAGGTATGTGGAATTTTGGCGGGAGGAAAAGTTGATGAAGTTGAAACCAATGTATTTAATGTTCCTTCGCGTATTAATTCTACCTGGGGTGGTAATTTAGCCGATATGGTTCGTTCAACTAAAGTGCTGCAAATCATTGAGGAGGATAATTTGCTTACCAATTCAACAATTGTAGGTAATTACCTGCACGAAAAGCTATTCAATATTGCTGAACATTCTGCTATTGTTTCAAACGTAAGAGGACGCGGCTTAATGAATGCGTTTGATTTTCCAACTAAAGAAATGCGTGATAAATTTATTAAACAGGGCATGGAATACAATACCATGTTCCTAGGCTGTGGCGATCGCTCTATACGCTTCCGTCCGGCATTAATGATGGAGCAAAAACATATTGATGAGGGAATGGAAACTGTTGTAACCATCCTTAACAACATGTAAACATACTTACTAAATGGTAACCCCGTTCCGATTAAACCGGATACGGGGCTTTGCTTTATTTAGGAAGAGAGAAGAGAATAATTCATTCTCTAAAGTTCTTAATTACGCTATTGCAGTTGTTGTTTTCCCTTTAGACCCTTCTTTTGATTTTTTCCTTCTACCCCACCAAATCATAAATCCGGTTATCGGCAGACTTGAGGCGACAAGTGACGCACAGAAAGCTAAAATTTTCCCGGGCAAACCCAAAACAGCTCCCACATGAATATCATAGTTCATCCGTTGTATTTTGTCGGCTATGGTTGCATTTTTGAACCGACCATACATATGCTTTACCTCCACCTCTTGTAAGGTATACTGATCGAAATAACGATAATCTCCCTTCCAGTAAGTTGAAGGATCAGGATTAGCCGTTGCGCCAATTGCTGTTGAATCATTTTCAGGAAAATGAACTTCAATAAGTTTTGCATCCTTGTGTTCGACATTCATTTTATGCCATATCAGATCGATTACGGGTGCATCAAGAGTTGATTGCTTTTGTTTTGCTGATAATGGTTCGTAAAAATCAACAGGTTGCTTTCCTCCTGATGAAACCCAGTAAACACTTTTAGCAAACCATTGGAAACCCCAAACTAAACCTGTAATGGCAATAAAAATAGCAATCCAAGTCATGTAAAAACCCAGCACATTATGAAGGTCGTAGTTAACCCGTCTCCATTTTGCATCCCATTTAACAGAAAAACGTTGCTTTCCTGCAGCTTTATTTTTAGGCCACCAAAGCACTAAACCGGAAATCATCATTACCAAAAAGATCAATGTAGCTGAAGCCACAATTGGCTGACCAATTGGTGGAGGTAACCATAAGTAAAAATGACCCATGATAATGATTCTGAAAAAATCACTATTCATATCCTTCACTTTTAATACCTCGCCTGAATACGGATTAATATAAGCGATATAGTAATACTCCGGATCTGCATTATAAAAAGCCACTTGCACTGCATCTGTAGCCGATTGATACGTAACACTATGCGGATGTTTATCGGGTAACGCCTTTTCTGCAATCTTCTGAATTGCAGAAGGCGTTAACACCGCTTTTTGTTCTGCCTGAACAAATCGATATGATTGGGTAAGATCTTCAATCTCACGCTGAAAAGCCAGTATACAGCCTGTAACCCCAAGAAATACAACCAGTAGCCCTGATACAAGCCCCAGCCAGAGATGAAATTTTCCGATCAGTTTTTTAAAGGTCATCTGTGATGATTAGAATTTATAACCAATGCTTAAACGGAAGTTAGTTCCCGGTTCTGTTTGCCAGTAATATTCAGATTTACCGTCAAAATTAACATCGTATGCGGCACCAGAATATAGGTAAGCGTTTAGCAGATTATTAACATTCAGGTTAACATTAAACTTAGTATTTTGCCAAGACAGACCACCGTCTAAACGGAAGTAATTAGGCAGCCCTTGTAAATCGTTGGCTCCCCAAGTCCAGGTTGAACGGTCAATTTGCCATTGGTAACCAGCTGAAGCTCCAAAACCTTTTAACAAACCGTTTATGAAGCGATACGACAACCATGTATTTGTCAAATGCTTTGCGTAACCAGGGATGCGCTGACCTACTAATTCAGGCGTAACATCTTCCGTAATCTCATTATTGGTAAATGCGTAGTTAAACACGAGGTTTAGACCTTTTACAACTTCACCTTTTACATCCAGCTCAACACCTTTTGCACGTGTTTGTCCTAGTTGCAAATAAGTTGGCTTGTTTGGATTTGCAGATGAAGGATCTGCTTGGGCAACTCCTTTTTTCGTAATCTGATATACAGATGCAGTAGTATTCCAACGGCCACCAAACCAGTCTCTCTTAATACCGAATTCAATATTATTACCAGTGTACGGAGTTACAGCTCCTCCATCAGTTTTTGTACCTGATTGAGGAACAAATGCTTCATCATATAAACCATAAACTGAAGTATTTTTATCAATAGATCCACTTAAACCAACACGAGGAGTAAATTTGTTATCATCAGTTGAATGAGGTCCGCTCCAGTCAGTAATATCTTGTTTTACGATTGTATATCTACCGGCAAGTGTTAAACGCAAAATATTATCAAAAAAGCCCACTTCATCTTGCGCATAAAAACCAGCATAACGTAGCAATTCATCGTCACCGGCACGGTCTTTCAAAGGTTTTGATCTATCGAAAGCCGGGAATTGAGCAGTAGTTCCGTACACCGGGTGGTAAATATTAAATATCTGTGAACTGGTTAACTCAAAACTTTGTCCCCAGTCGGCCATATAACTTTTACGACCTAAATCGACACCTCCTAAAAATCGGTGAGAAACCGAACCCGTTTTTACATCTCCATTTACAAAAAATTGCCCTACCGTATTATTTCCCTTAGCATCCCAAATACCAACACTTCTTGTTAAATCTCCATTGGCAGCTAAATTAGAAGGCCACATAGAGCTACCTTGCTGGCCAAAATTAAAATAGGCCAATTGCGTTGTAAACTTCCACTTCGGACTAAATTTATGCTCAAATGTTAAAAAGCTGCTGTGGTCATTAATAGAAGTTGTAGGCAAGTTCTTTTCTGTTGTTGTAAAATCACGAGGCAAATCACCGTAGGTATTCGGAGAGAATACATAAGCAGCACCAATCATTGCCATTTTAGAATACTGATAGGTATATTCAGCAGTGATTGATGTATTATCGTTGAATGAATATTTTAATACAGGGGCAACTGTGTAGCGATCGTTCCAATCAAACTGACGGTGCGATTCTTTTAACTGTCCCATTACATTTAAGCGATATTGTAATTTACCATTCTTGGTAAGATTGCCATCTAAGTCAACTGTTGCACGATAAGTATTAAAGCTACCCAAACTAATATTAGCTTCACCTTTGTTTACTCCAGTAGGTTTTTTGGTAACCACGTTGTAAAATCCACTTGGTTCGCCATTAGACATCATAAAGCCTGCAGGCCCTTTAACAAACTCAATACGATCTACAATACTCATATCCTCAGTTAACGGTCCCCATGGCATTTGTACATTCATACCATTACGAAAAGCGGCAATCTGAGAACCACGCATATTAATAAGAGCATAATTATCCCAATGTTCTAGTTTTAAAGCACCTGAAACGTTGCGGGTAACCCCTTCCAACATATCGAAAATCTGCTGGTCGGAAATTACTTTATTGGTTACAACCTGAATATTTTGTGGTAGTTCTTCTAATGGGGTTTCCAAACGTAATGAAGCCGAAGGATTTTTTACCTTATACTTGTTTTTGTTACCAGTTACCACTACTTCACGTAAAGCACTTGCGCTTTCTTTAAGTGTAAAGTTTAATGTCGCTGTTTCTCCTACTTTAATCGTTACTTCTTTCTCCTGAGTTTCCAAACCCACATAAGAAGCTATAATGGTGTATGTACCCGGTTGAACTCTTTTTAGCTCAAACCAGCCATTTTCATTGGTACTTGTTCCTTTTGTTGCTCCTTTAATTCCTATGCTTACGAAATCTGCAGGCTGACCGTCAGCGGTCTTTACATGTCCTTTGATTGATCCAAAGTTAGCTTGTGCCAGCGCTAATATCGGTAAGATCAGTAAAAGATTAAGTGCTAAAATCTTGTGTATAAGATATTTCATTTCGTTAGTTTATTTAGATTTATTAAAAATAGATCGCAAAAATACTATTATTTTAAATTATTCTAAATAAAAATAGGTTTTGTGATTAATTTTTAGTCAAGCTTAAAACAAGAGAGTTGTTTAGAATTAATCTAAATAAAATACTTAAGTTTGTGCCATTTCCCAAAAGCACACGTTTCGTTTGAAATCGCGCGCTTTCAGGTAGTCCATTAAAAACCTCTTCATAACTAACCTAACTGCCGCCTAACCTTTAATAGCCGGCAGTTTAAACACTTTATCCATGAGCAATAACAGAATGTGTGAAACAAGAAATCTTGCTAAAAGAGAAAATATACTGATTAATCAATGTATAGATTGCAAAACGGTATACCTGTGGTGTAACAACTTGGTTCTGACTTTTACGGAGGAGGAATTTATGGCTTTCGGAGAAGTTATCAACTCTTTTGATTTCAAAAGTCATTCAGTTTTATTTCCTGATAATATTACAAGGGCAATGATCTTCTCTCCTAATCCTGACATCAGCTTTACTTTTACGAGTGAAGAATTATCGGCCTTGAACTCATCCTTAGCAGAAGCTTTTTATATGCTGGAAGTTTATAAGCTGATAGAATGTTAATTTCTATCACTTAAGGACTGTTAGTAATTTATTCCTCAGCTTCTGAGTTTCTGTAAATCGATCAACAATGATTCCATTGGGATCTATAAGAACTTGTGTTGGCAAAGCTTTAACGTTATAACTTACAGCAATTTTGCCATCCTTATCTTTATAGAATGCATTGATTTGCGGCCAGTTCAATTTATCAGCTCTGACAGCTTGCAACCACTGATCAAGATCCTTATCTAACGACACACTGATAAACTCAACACCTTTATCTTTATAAGTATCATACATGGCTTTTAACTGCGAATTATCCGTTCTGCAAGGAGCGCACCAGGAGCTCCAAAAAGTAAGTACGACATATTTACCACGGTAGCCACTTAAATAAATATCCTTGCCATCTATTCCTTTGCGAACAAAATCAGGGGCTTTTACTCCATTTTTTTGCGTTTTATTAGCACTCACCTGCGTTCCCAGCTTTTTACCCCATGATGTTTGTTTTATTTCTGGCATTAATACATTATAACACTCTTCCTGGGCTGTTATTCTTTCTTTCAAAATGTTTCCGGCAAGCCATACACTTAACATATCACCCGGATTTTGCTTGATAAATCGTTCGGTTTGTTCTAGCAGTTTATTGTTAATTCTCTTTTGTTCTTCCTGCAATTCTTTCATTTGATTTGCATCTGCTAGTTTCATTTTATCAACCAATACTTCAAGTTGGTTATTTACAATTTGAATCGCGTTAAGATAGCGGGCATAATCTGCATTGATCATCCCTCCACTCACTTTTGCCTTATCAAGTGAGCCGTATCGACCATCGATGTTAATATTGTACCCATTTTCAATAAAGAATTGAAGGCGGGGTTGTTTTTTAAAGTTGGTGGAGCCAGGAGAATAGTATTCAGATTTAGCCAATAAGTAGGCCATAACAGGTTCAGCAACAACACTGGAAAACACAAAATCACCATTAACTGTATCGGTAGAATCGATCCTTAAATCGCCCGAACGACCTTTATCATAGAAATAAACATAAACTTTGCCATTTCCCACTCCATCTAAATGGCCTTTTATTTTATAGGGGTACACAACCGTTTGAGCAACGGAAAACAGGGACAATAAACAAGTGGTAAATAGAAATAAGAGACGTAAAAGCATAAATTTCTGTAAGAGATTATCTTACAGAAATTTACAATTTTATATTTAGTATAAGAAATAGCGATTAACTCAGATCGAAAAGATTGCTGACACCAATGAATTTTTCTGTCTCAAATCCTTCTCCGTACGCAGCTCCGATTGGTTTACCCAACTCTCTCCCTCTTCCGATTACTGATTCAAAAAATTCTGGTGTAGATATATAGGTTTGAGGTTCTCCTGATTGATCTTCAGGATTATAAAACTGGGTTTTAAATGCCTTTAATGAGGCTATTTTAATATCCATTTCTTCCTGTCCGAAACCAACCACTAAATCAGGTGTAAACAAACGATCCTGCATATAATGGTAAACGGCTTTAGGTCTCCATTCATGTTGAATTTCACCTTCCAAAGATGTATTTACCTTTCTTAAACCAGAATAAAAAATAGCATCACGAACCAGTTGTCCACCACGTCCATGATCGGGATGACGGTCCGCAAGCGCATTAGCTAAAACAATATCAGGACGATATTTACGAACCATTTTTATTATTTCGAGCTGATGTTCTTTATCATTCATAAAAAAACCATCTGCAAAACCCAAATTTTCACGAGCAGACAGACCCAATATTTCCGATGATACTTCTGCCTCAACCTTACGTGTTTCAGCAGTTCCACGAGTTCCCAACTCGCCTCGTGTAAGGTCAACCACACCTACAGTTTTACCCAGTCGAACATGTTTTGCAATTGTACCAGAGCAACAAAGCTCGGCATCATCCGGATGTGCAGCAAAAACTAATATATCAAGCTTCATATGTTGAATTAAGACCCCTAAATCCCCTAAAGGGGACTTTACTAATCTGTTAAATGTTTTTTATTTTTTCTTTATTTCTTCTAGAACTTACTCATGGGTTAAACCCCTAAATCCCCTAAAGGGGACTTTACTAATCTGTTAAATGTTCTTTATTTTTTCTTTATTTCTTCTAGAACTTACTCATGGGTTAAACCCCTAAATCCCCTAAAGGGGACTTTTATTGATCTGATAAATGTTTCTTTATCTCTTTTACAACCAGTTCAATATTTTCAAGTACCTGATTGTTTGAGAAACGAATTACTTTAAGATTACAAAATTCTATATCTTCTTGTCTTGCAACATCGTACTTTACATTTTCAGGCAGCTGATGTATTTCACCGTCTTTTCGACTACTAGTTTTGCTGAATGGCAATAGAAGTCAGCAATATAATTGGCAATTGGATGTTGACGTCGAAACTTTACCCCTAATTGTTTTTTTGAAATCTTCTCCCATATAATCTTCTCGGCAATAGTCATATGTTCCCTAAGATATTTTGCTCTTTCAAAAATTAATGGCCCTGCACCAAAAAACATATCATCTGCCAGTCCCCAGTATTCATTTTTCATAAGTTTTATTCAATACACACAGTCCTTAATGTCTCAAATGCATAGACCATTAAGACACTGCTCATTCAAATTTCTTTGCAATTCCCACGGTCCCAAAGTCCCCTTTAGGGGATTTAGGGGTTATCCTCTCAGAAACGCTCTAATCCCCATCTTAACCCTTGTGTTCAATGGAACGGCCATGTAGCAAAAAACATGTCATCTAATTTGGTTCAATTCCCATGGTCTCAAAAGTCCCCTTTAGGGGGATTTAGGGGTTATCCTCCCAGCAACGCCTTTATCCTCTTCTTCACCCTAGCATTCAATGGTTTTGTTACAGGTAGAAAATAATCTACTACAAACCCTTCTTTATTGACAAGGTATTTATGAAAGTTCCACAGTGGTTTAGAGCTTACTTTCCCATTTTTAGCTTTGTCGGAAAGGAATTTATATAATGGATGAGCATCTTCTCCCTTAACAGCAATTTTTGAAAACAAAGGAAAAGAAACACCATAGTTCACCTGACAAAACTCTTCGATCTGATCTTCAGAGCGAGGCTCTTGTCCGCCGAAATCATTGGATGGAAATCCTAAAATTTCAAAATCTTCCTGTTTAAATTCTTCATGCAATTGCTCCAGGTCACTGAGTTGAGAGGTTAAGCCA from Solitalea canadensis DSM 3403 encodes:
- a CDS encoding PepSY-associated TM helix domain-containing protein, whose amino-acid sequence is MTFKKLIGKFHLWLGLVSGLLVVFLGVTGCILAFQREIEDLTQSYRFVQAEQKAVLTPSAIQKIAEKALPDKHPHSVTYQSATDAVQVAFYNADPEYYYIAYINPYSGEVLKVKDMNSDFFRIIIMGHFYLWLPPPIGQPIVASATLIFLVMMISGLVLWWPKNKAAGKQRFSVKWDAKWRRVNYDLHNVLGFYMTWIAIFIAITGLVWGFQWFAKSVYWVSSGGKQPVDFYEPLSAKQKQSTLDAPVIDLIWHKMNVEHKDAKLIEVHFPENDSTAIGATANPDPSTYWKGDYRYFDQYTLQEVEVKHMYGRFKNATIADKIQRMNYDIHVGAVLGLPGKILAFCASLVASSLPITGFMIWWGRRKKSKEGSKGKTTTAIA
- a CDS encoding TonB-dependent receptor, whose amino-acid sequence is MKYLIHKILALNLLLILPILALAQANFGSIKGHVKTADGQPADFVSIGIKGATKGTSTNENGWFELKRVQPGTYTIIASYVGLETQEKEVTIKVGETATLNFTLKESASALREVVVTGNKNKYKVKNPSASLRLETPLEELPQNIQVVTNKVISDQQIFDMLEGVTRNVSGALKLEHWDNYALINMRGSQIAAFRNGMNVQMPWGPLTEDMSIVDRIEFVKGPAGFMMSNGEPSGFYNVVTKKPTGVNKGEANISLGSFNTYRATVDLDGNLTKNGKLQYRLNVMGQLKESHRQFDWNDRYTVAPVLKYSFNDNTSITAEYTYQYSKMAMIGAAYVFSPNTYGDLPRDFTTTEKNLPTTSINDHSSFLTFEHKFSPKWKFTTQLAYFNFGQQGSSMWPSNLAANGDLTRSVGIWDAKGNNTVGQFFVNGDVKTGSVSHRFLGGVDLGRKSYMADWGQSFELTSSQIFNIYHPVYGTTAQFPAFDRSKPLKDRAGDDELLRYAGFYAQDEVGFFDNILRLTLAGRYTIVKQDITDWSGPHSTDDNKFTPRVGLSGSIDKNTSVYGLYDEAFVPQSGTKTDGGAVTPYTGNNIEFGIKRDWFGGRWNTTASVYQITKKGVAQADPSSANPNKPTYLQLGQTRAKGVELDVKGEVVKGLNLVFNYAFTNNEITEDVTPELVGQRIPGYAKHLTNTWLSYRFINGLLKGFGASAGYQWQIDRSTWTWGANDLQGLPNYFRLDGGLSWQNTKFNVNLNVNNLLNAYLYSGAAYDVNFDGKSEYYWQTEPGTNFRLSIGYKF
- a CDS encoding DUF6686 family protein encodes the protein MSNNRMCETRNLAKRENILINQCIDCKTVYLWCNNLVLTFTEEEFMAFGEVINSFDFKSHSVLFPDNITRAMIFSPNPDISFTFTSEELSALNSSLAEAFYMLEVYKLIEC
- a CDS encoding TlpA disulfide reductase family protein, encoding MLLRLLFLFTTCLLSLFSVAQTVVYPYKIKGHLDGVGNGKVYVYFYDKGRSGDLRIDSTDTVNGDFVFSSVVAEPVMAYLLAKSEYYSPGSTNFKKQPRLQFFIENGYNINIDGRYGSLDKAKVSGGMINADYARYLNAIQIVNNQLEVLVDKMKLADANQMKELQEEQKRINNKLLEQTERFIKQNPGDMLSVWLAGNILKERITAQEECYNVLMPEIKQTSWGKKLGTQVSANKTQKNGVKAPDFVRKGIDGKDIYLSGYRGKYVVLTFWSSWCAPCRTDNSQLKAMYDTYKDKGVEFISVSLDKDLDQWLQAVRADKLNWPQINAFYKDKDGKIAVSYNVKALPTQVLIDPNGIIVDRFTETQKLRNKLLTVLK
- the bshB1 gene encoding bacillithiol biosynthesis deacetylase BshB1, with protein sequence MKLDILVFAAHPDDAELCCSGTIAKHVRLGKTVGVVDLTRGELGTRGTAETRKVEAEVSSEILGLSARENLGFADGFFMNDKEHQLEIIKMVRKYRPDIVLANALADRHPDHGRGGQLVRDAIFYSGLRKVNTSLEGEIQHEWRPKAVYHYMQDRLFTPDLVVGFGQEEMDIKIASLKAFKTQFYNPEDQSGEPQTYISTPEFFESVIGRGRELGKPIGAAYGEGFETEKFIGVSNLFDLS
- a CDS encoding endonuclease domain-containing protein; this translates as MPFSKTSSRKDGEIHQLPENVKYDVARQEDIEFCNLKVIRFSNNQVLENIELVVKEIKKHLSDQ
- a CDS encoding endonuclease domain-containing protein, whose translation is MKNEYWGLADDMFFGAGPLIFERAKYLREHMTIAEKIIWEKISKKQLGVKFRRQHPIANYIADFYCHSAKLVVEKTVKYISCLKM
- a CDS encoding glutathione peroxidase gives rise to the protein MSITNIYHHKVSNIKGEEISLEKYKGKVLLIVNTATECGLTSQLSDLEQLHEEFKQEDFEILGFPSNDFGGQEPRSEDQIEEFCQVNYGVSFPLFSKIAVKGEDAHPLYKFLSDKAKNGKVSSKPLWNFHKYLVNKEGFVVDYFLPVTKPLNARVKKRIKALLGG